The genomic DNA TGTTCGACTCCATCTACAAACCGAAATGAATCTCGACGAGCGCAGCGGCCGCGTCGCGCGCGAAGCACGGCGGCTGCGCACCATCACGTTTCGGGGGGAGGCTACGCAGTCATGGCAACGGTAAGTCGGCGGGTATTGCCGGGGTTCCACGTAAGCCTCGGCTATACGATTTTTTACCTCGGCGTCCTCGTGCTGATTCCGATCGCCGCGTGCTTCGTCAAGGCGGGCTCGCTCAGCTTCGATGAGTTCTGGGGCGCGGTCTGGACCGAGCGCGCGCGCGCTGCCTACGCCCTTACTTTCGGCGCAGCGTTCGTCGCCGCGCTCGTCAACGCGTTGCTCGGACTCGTGCTTGCGTGGGTGCTGGTGCGCTACACGTTCCCGGGAAAGCGGATCGTCGATTCGCTCGTCGATCTTCCGCTCGCGCTGCCGACGGCAGTGGCGGGCCTGGTCTACTCCGCGCTGTACGTGCCGAAAGGATGGCTCGGCCAGTACCTGGTGCCCGTCGGAATCTACGGCGCATACAGCCGCTTTGCGATCATTCTCGTGCTCGTCTTCGTCGGGCTGCCGTTCGTCGTGCGCACCGTGCAGCCGATTCTCGAAGATCTCGATCCGGAGTGCGAAGAGGCCGCCGCTTCCCTCGGGGGAACGCGCTGGCAGGCATTCCGCCACGTGATCTTTCCGACCGTGCTGCCTGCGCTGATCACGGGCTTCGCTCTCGCGTTCGCCCGCGGCATCGGCGAGTACGGCTCGGTCGTCTTCGTCTCGGGCAACATGCCGTACAAGACCGAGATCGCCCCCATCCTGATCGTCGCGCGGCTCGAAGAGTTTGCGTACGGGGAGGCTACCGCGATCGCGGTCGTGCTGCTCGTCGTCTCGTTTGCGCTGCTGATCCTGACCAACCGGCTGGAACGCTGGAGCATGCGCCATGAGCACTGAAGTTTCGGCGACCGCCGCGGTGCTGCCGCCGCGAAGATTCCGCAAGGCACAGCAGGATCCGGCCTGGGTGCGGTGGGGCCTGACCGCGTTCGTGCTGCTCGTGGTCGGCGTACTGATCGTGATTCCAGTCGTCAACATTTTCGTCCAGGCGCTGACCCCGGGTCTCGGCGTGTATCTGCAGAACCTGTTTGCCGACCCCGACACGCGCCAGTCGATGATCCTGACGCTGACGGTGGTTCCGATCGCGCTGGTTGCCAACATCATTTTCGGCGTCGCCGCGGCGTGGGCTGTCGCGCGCTTCGATTTCCGCGGGCGGACTCTTCTGATCGCACTGATCGACCTTCCGTTTGCGGTATCGCCGGTGGTCGCGGGACTGATGTTCGTGCTGATCTTCGGACTGCAGGGTTACCTCGGCCAGTTCCTGCGCGACGATGGTTATTCCATCATGCCGTGGCTGATCGCGGGTCTGGCCGGGGTGGTCTTCATCCTGATGTTCTTCCTGCTTCGTCCGAGTGGATCGAAGGCGCGGCATGCGCTGTGGAATCATCCGTGGCCGGTGGTGTCGGCAGGTAGCGCGCTCGTGTTTGCGCTGCTCGTGTTCGTGCAGCTGCACTTCGACGTGTGGCCGCACAACCAGAGCCTGAAGATCATCTTCGCTCTTCCCGGGCTCGTGCTCGCGACGGCGTTCGTCACGTTTCCGTTCGTCGCGAGGGAGCTCATCCCGGTGATGGAAGCGGTCGGGCCCGACGAGGACATGGCGGCCGTCAGCCTCGGCGCGAGCGGCTGGCAGATGTTCTGGCACGTCACCGTGCCGAACATCAAATGGGGTCTCGTCTATGGGATCATCCTCTGCAACGCGCGCGCGGTTGGAGAATTCGGCGCGGTCTACGTCGTCTCCGGGCACATCGCCGGACTGACCGATACGATGCCGCTGCGGATCGAAAAGCTGTTCCAGGAATACAACATGGCCGGATCGTTCGCCGTGGCATCGGTGCTGACGCTGCTCGCCATGGTCACGCTGGTCGCAAAGTACAGGCTCGAGCGAAAGGCGCCGTCGATGACGAGCCTCGAGCCGGCGCTGGAGAAAATCGAAGCATGAGCATTCTCATCGAAAACGTTTCCAAAGCGTTCGGCAGCTTTGCTGCGCTCGACAACGTGAGCCTCGAGGTTCCGGACGGCGACCTGCTCGCGCTGCTCGGCCCGTCGGGCTCCGGAAAGACGACCCTGCTTCGGATCATCGCCGGACTGGAAATCGCCGATTCGGGCACGGTGCTGCTGCAGGGCGACGACATCACCGAGCAGTCCGCGCGCGAGCGCAACGTCGGCTTCGTCTTCCAGCACTACGCGCTGTTTCGCCACATGACGGTGGCCGACAACGTCGCTTACGGCCTGCGGGTGCGCGGCGTCGCGAAAGCGAAGCGTCGCGCTCGCGCAGAAGAGCTTCTCAACCTGGTCCGGCTCGAAGGACTCGGCGCGCGTTATCCGGCGCAGCTGTCCGGTGGCCAGCGCCAGCGCGTCGCGCTGGCGCGTGCGCTCGCCGCCGAGCCGAAGGTCCTGCTTCTCGACGAGCCGTTCGGTGCGCTCGATGCGAAGGTGCGCCAGGAGCTCAGGCAATGGCTGCGCAAGCTGCACGACGAGCTGCACGTGACCAGCATCTTCGTCACGCACGACCAGGAAGAAGCGATGGAGCTGGCCGACCGCATCGTCGTGATGAACAAGGGACGCATCGAGCAGATCGGCTCGACCGAGGATCTCTACGAGCGGCCGGCGACGCCGTTCGTGTTCGATTTTCTCGGAGAGACCAACGTGCTTGCGGCCGCGGTGCGCGGCCGAAGCGTTTTCCTGCCAGGTTCCGATCAGCCGATCTCGACCGACAGCATTCATCCAAGTGGCCTCGTCGACGTCTACGTAAGACCGGGCGATCTGCGACTCGCGGACCGCGGCAGTGCGGGCGTCGAAGTTCGCGTGACCGGCATTCAGCGTACCGGCCCGGTCGTGCGGGCAAGCGTTGAAACGACATCCGACCGCGTAGCCCTCAACGTCGATCTGCCGCACCTGCACCACGACGTGCCGGCCTTCGTGGTCGGTGCCGTCGTGCGTCTCCGGCTGATGCAGTTCAGCGTCTATGCGCGCGGTGAGCGTGCTCCGTCGCACACGACCGTGACGGCGCCGGTGCTGATCGGCAGGGAGCGCGAACGGCAGCGCGACGAAGCGACGCACGCCTGACGGGCCGCCGTGCGTTCGAGCCGGCGGCTTCGCGCAACGGCCTTTTTCTGGCGTACGGCTCGCTCCAGGCTCGACGGATCAGTGGCGTTCGATGAACTGTGAAACCGCCGCGTTCCACGCGTCGGGATTTTCGAAGTACGGCGAGTGACCGGCGTTCGCGATCTCGGCGACCTCCGATCCGGCAATGTACGCGGACGCCTTGCGCACAATCGCCGGCGGAAAAAGCCGGTCCTCCGTGCCGACCACGAACAGCGTCGGCACGCGCAGGTCCTTCAGCGACTCGCCCGCAACGCGCGCGGCGCCGAGCTGCCGCGCCATCCCGTCCGGCGGCGGCGAGCCGAACGTCGCGAGCGTCTGATACAGATAGCCGAGCTCCGGATGCTGGTCGGAGAAACCTTTCGACAGGGCAGGGTGGACGCCGAGCGCGGGCGGCGCACCGCGAAGGCTCGCGACTGCCGCCGACACTTCCCGCATGTGCGCACCGATCGCATCGTCGCTGATGCCGCCGAGCGTATCGGCGAGCACCAGCGCGGAGACGCGCTCCGGCGCGCGCATTGCCGTTCCGAGCGCGGTCCAGCCGCCCATCGATTGCCCGACGACCACGGCCTTGGTCACGGATGCTGCGTTCAAGACCGCTTCGAGATCGCGAACGACGACTGCGACGTCGTAGCGGTGCTGATCGCCGCCCGACGGTGCGAACCCGCGCTGACTCGGCGTGATCACCGTGTGGCTGCGCGCAAAATGCGCGACCTGGTGGAACCACACGGCATGGTTTCCGCCGAGACCGTGCACCAGAACGATTGCCGGCCCGCTGCCGCACGACTCGTAGTAGATGCGGACGCCGTCGTCTGCGACGGCCGATACCGTCTGTCGCGCGATTTCGGTCATGTCAGTGCACTCGTCGCCGGATGAAGCCGCCGACCACGGCATTCCAGAGCCCGGGGTTTTCGTAGTATCCGGAGTGGCCCGTGCCGCCGAGCTCGGAAACCTCGACCTTGCGCACTCCCGAAGCCGCGTGACGAACGAGGTCCGGCGGAAACAGGTGGTCGTGCTGGCCGACAATGAACATGGCAGGCGCGCGAAGGCCTTTCAGCTCGGAGAACGGCACCGTCTGCGCGGCAAGCTGCTTCGCGATCGCGTCGGGAGCCGGCGAGCCGAACGTCGACAGCGTCTGGTAAAGGTACGCGAGGTCCGGATGCTCGCGGCTGAACGACGGATCGAGCGCCGGATGGATTCCGAGCGGTGGCGGCGCTGCCCGCAG from Candidatus Limnocylindrales bacterium includes the following:
- the cysT gene encoding sulfate ABC transporter permease subunit CysT, with the translated sequence MATVSRRVLPGFHVSLGYTIFYLGVLVLIPIAACFVKAGSLSFDEFWGAVWTERARAAYALTFGAAFVAALVNALLGLVLAWVLVRYTFPGKRIVDSLVDLPLALPTAVAGLVYSALYVPKGWLGQYLVPVGIYGAYSRFAIILVLVFVGLPFVVRTVQPILEDLDPECEEAAASLGGTRWQAFRHVIFPTVLPALITGFALAFARGIGEYGSVVFVSGNMPYKTEIAPILIVARLEEFAYGEATAIAVVLLVVSFALLILTNRLERWSMRHEH
- a CDS encoding ABC transporter permease subunit: MSTEVSATAAVLPPRRFRKAQQDPAWVRWGLTAFVLLVVGVLIVIPVVNIFVQALTPGLGVYLQNLFADPDTRQSMILTLTVVPIALVANIIFGVAAAWAVARFDFRGRTLLIALIDLPFAVSPVVAGLMFVLIFGLQGYLGQFLRDDGYSIMPWLIAGLAGVVFILMFFLLRPSGSKARHALWNHPWPVVSAGSALVFALLVFVQLHFDVWPHNQSLKIIFALPGLVLATAFVTFPFVARELIPVMEAVGPDEDMAAVSLGASGWQMFWHVTVPNIKWGLVYGIILCNARAVGEFGAVYVVSGHIAGLTDTMPLRIEKLFQEYNMAGSFAVASVLTLLAMVTLVAKYRLERKAPSMTSLEPALEKIEA
- a CDS encoding sulfate/molybdate ABC transporter ATP-binding protein, which translates into the protein MSILIENVSKAFGSFAALDNVSLEVPDGDLLALLGPSGSGKTTLLRIIAGLEIADSGTVLLQGDDITEQSARERNVGFVFQHYALFRHMTVADNVAYGLRVRGVAKAKRRARAEELLNLVRLEGLGARYPAQLSGGQRQRVALARALAAEPKVLLLDEPFGALDAKVRQELRQWLRKLHDELHVTSIFVTHDQEEAMELADRIVVMNKGRIEQIGSTEDLYERPATPFVFDFLGETNVLAAAVRGRSVFLPGSDQPISTDSIHPSGLVDVYVRPGDLRLADRGSAGVEVRVTGIQRTGPVVRASVETTSDRVALNVDLPHLHHDVPAFVVGAVVRLRLMQFSVYARGERAPSHTTVTAPVLIGRERERQRDEATHA
- a CDS encoding alpha/beta hydrolase; this encodes MTEIARQTVSAVADDGVRIYYESCGSGPAIVLVHGLGGNHAVWFHQVAHFARSHTVITPSQRGFAPSGGDQHRYDVAVVVRDLEAVLNAASVTKAVVVGQSMGGWTALGTAMRAPERVSALVLADTLGGISDDAIGAHMREVSAAVASLRGAPPALGVHPALSKGFSDQHPELGYLYQTLATFGSPPPDGMARQLGAARVAGESLKDLRVPTLFVVGTEDRLFPPAIVRKASAYIAGSEVAEIANAGHSPYFENPDAWNAAVSQFIERH